The proteins below are encoded in one region of Equus caballus isolate H_3958 breed thoroughbred chromosome 16, TB-T2T, whole genome shotgun sequence:
- the PDZRN3 gene encoding E3 ubiquitin-protein ligase PDZRN3 isoform X3, with the protein MHRLAQVNGKDLSRATHDQAVEAFKTAKEPIVVQVLRRTPRTKMFTPPSESQLVDTGTQTDITFEHIMALTKMSSPTPPVLDPYLLPEEHPAAHEYYDPNDYIGGIHQEMDREELELEEVDLYRMNSQDKLGLTVCYRTDDEDDIGIYISEIDPNSIAAKDGRIREGDRIIQINGIEVQNREEAVALLTSEENKNFSLLIARPELQLDEGWMDDDRNDYLDDLHMDMLEEQHHQAMQFTASVLQQKKHEEDGGTTDTATILSNQHEKDSGVGRTDESTRNDESSEQENNGDDATASSTPLAGQRKLTCSQDTLGSGDLPFSNESFISADCADADYLGIPVDECERFRELLELKCQVKSASPYSLYYPSSPLDASKSDPESVDKELELLNEELRSIELECLSIVRAHKMQQLKEQYRESWMLHNSGFRNYNTSVDVRRHELSDITELPEKSDKDSSSAYNTGESCRSTPLTLEMSPDNSLRRVAEGSSCPGSEGAVGTSEAYGPSPKNLLSITEDPEVGTPPYSSSPKELDPGQALEGKERKASDGSGSPTPSQKLGSSYLSPFQHSPYKHAHIPAHAQHYQSYMQLIQQKSAVEYAQSQMSLVSMCKDLNSANQSEPRMEWKVKIRSDGTRYITKRPVRDRLLRERALKIREERSGMTTDDDAMSELKMGRYWSKEERKQHVVKAREQRRRREFMMQSRLDCLKEQQGAEDRKEMNILELSHKKMMKKRNKKIFDNWMTIQELLTHGTKSPDGTRVYNSFLSVTTV; encoded by the exons GTCAACGGTAAAGACTTATCCAGAGCAACTCATGACCAGGCTGTGGAAGCCTTCAAGACAGCCAAAGAGCCCATCGTGGTACAGGTGTTGAGGAGAACGCCGCGGACCAAAATGTTCACGCCTCCGTCAGAGTCACAGCTGGTGGACACAGGAACCCAAACGGACATCACCTTCGAGCACATCATGGCTCTCACTAAGatgtcctctcccaccccacccgtCTTGGATCCCTATCTCTTGCCAGAGGA GCATCCCGCAGCCCACGAATACTACGATCCAAACGACTACATCGGAGGCATCCATCAGGAGATGGACagagaggagctggagctggag GAAGTGGATCTCTACAGAATGAACAGCCAGGACAAGCTGGGACTCACAGTGTGCTACCGGACAGATGACGAGGACGACATTGGGATTTATATAAGTGAG ATCGACCCTAACAGCATTGCAGCCAAGGATGGGCGCATCCGAGAAGGAGATCGCATTATCCAG attaatgGAATAGAGGTACAGAACCGTGAAGAGGCTGTGGCTCTTTTAACCAGTGAAGAAAACAAGAACTTTTCATTGCTGATTGCAAGGCCCGAACTCCAG CTGGATGAAGGTTGGATGGACGATGACAGAAACGACTATCTGGACGACCTGCACATGGACATGCTGGAGGAGCAGCACCACCAGGCCATGCAGTTCACGGCGAGTGTGCTCCAGCAG AAGAAGCATGAAGAAGACGGGGGCACCACAGATACAGCCACCATCCTGTCCAACCAGCACGAGAAGGACAGCGGTGTGGGACGGACCGATGAAAGCACGCGCAACGACGAGAGCTCGGAGCAGGAGAACAATGGCGATGACGCCACCGCGTCCTCCACCCCGCTGGCCGGGCAGAGGAAGCTCACGTGCAGCCAGGACACCCTGGGCAGCGGCGACCTGCCCTTCAGCAACGAGTCCTTCATCTCGGCCGACTGCGCCGACGCCGACTACCTGGGCATCCCTGTGGACGAGTGCGAGCGCTTCCGGGAACTCCTGGAGCTCAAGTGCCAGGTGAAGAGCGCCAGCCCCTACAGCCTCTACTACCCCAGCAGCCCCCTGGACGCCAGCAAGAGCGACCCCGAGAGCGTGGACAAGGAGCTGGAGCTGCTGAACGAGGAGCTGCGCAGCATCGAGCTGGAGTGCCTGAGCATCGTGCGCGCGCACAAGATGCAGCAGCTCAAGGAGCAGTACCGCGAGTCCTGGATGCTACACAACAGCGGCTTCCGCAATTACAACACCAGCGTCGACGTCCGCAGACACGAGCTCTCGGACATCACCGAGCTCCCCGAGAAATCCGACAAAGACAGCTCGAGTGCCTACAACACCGGCGAGAGCTGCCGGAGCACCCCGCTCACCTTGGAAATGTCCCCCGATAACTCCTTGAGGAGAGTGGCAGAGGGCAGCAGCTGTCCGGGCAGCGAGGGGGCTGTGGGGACCTCCGAAGCTTATGGGCCATCCCCAAAGAATCTGCTCTCCATCACGGAAGATCCCGAAGTGGGCACCCCTCCCTATAGCTCCTCTCCTAAAGAGCTTGACCCcggccaggccctggagggcaaggagaggaaAGCCAGTGATGGCAGCGGGAGCCCCACGCCCAGCCAGAAGCTGGGCAGCTCCTACCTGTCGCCCTTCCAGCATTCGCCCTACAAGCATGCCCACATCCCGGCCCACGCCCAGCACTACCAGAGCTACATGCAGCTGATCCAGCAGAAGTCGGCCGTGGAGTACGCACAGAGCCAGATGAGTCTGGTAAGCATGTGCAAGGACCTGAACTCTGCCAACCAGTCGGAACCGAGAATGGAGTGGAAAGTGAAGATCCGCAGCGACGGGACGCGCTACATCACCAAGCGGCCCGTGCGGGACCGGCTGCTGAGGGAGCGCGCGCTCAAGATCCGCGAGGAGCGCAGCGGCATGACCACCGATGACGATGCCATGAGCGAGCTGAAGATGGGCCGGTACTGGAGCAAGGAGGAGCGGAAGCAGCACGTGGTGAAGGCCAGGGAGCAGAGGCGGAGGCGCGAGTTCATGATGCAGAGCAGGCTGGATTGCCTGAAGGAGCAGCAAGGAGCTGAGGACAGGAAGGAGATGAACATCCTTGAGCTGAGCCACAAAAAGATGATGAAGAAGAGGaataaaaagatatttgataaTTGGATGACAATCCAAGAACTCTTGACCCACGGCACAAAATCACCAGACGGCACTAGAGTATACAATTCGTTCTTATCGGTGACTACTGTATAA
- the PDZRN3 gene encoding E3 ubiquitin-protein ligase PDZRN3 isoform X2 codes for MGCSLCSLQKQEEQYKLLYEVCQVNGKDLSRATHDQAVEAFKTAKEPIVVQVLRRTPRTKMFTPPSESQLVDTGTQTDITFEHIMALTKMSSPTPPVLDPYLLPEEHPAAHEYYDPNDYIGGIHQEMDREELELEEVDLYRMNSQDKLGLTVCYRTDDEDDIGIYISEIDPNSIAAKDGRIREGDRIIQINGIEVQNREEAVALLTSEENKNFSLLIARPELQLDEGWMDDDRNDYLDDLHMDMLEEQHHQAMQFTASVLQQKKHEEDGGTTDTATILSNQHEKDSGVGRTDESTRNDESSEQENNGDDATASSTPLAGQRKLTCSQDTLGSGDLPFSNESFISADCADADYLGIPVDECERFRELLELKCQVKSASPYSLYYPSSPLDASKSDPESVDKELELLNEELRSIELECLSIVRAHKMQQLKEQYRESWMLHNSGFRNYNTSVDVRRHELSDITELPEKSDKDSSSAYNTGESCRSTPLTLEMSPDNSLRRVAEGSSCPGSEGAVGTSEAYGPSPKNLLSITEDPEVGTPPYSSSPKELDPGQALEGKERKASDGSGSPTPSQKLGSSYLSPFQHSPYKHAHIPAHAQHYQSYMQLIQQKSAVEYAQSQMSLVSMCKDLNSANQSEPRMEWKVKIRSDGTRYITKRPVRDRLLRERALKIREERSGMTTDDDAMSELKMGRYWSKEERKQHVVKAREQRRRREFMMQSRLDCLKEQQGAEDRKEMNILELSHKKMMKKRNKKIFDNWMTIQELLTHGTKSPDGTRVYNSFLSVTTV; via the exons GTCAACGGTAAAGACTTATCCAGAGCAACTCATGACCAGGCTGTGGAAGCCTTCAAGACAGCCAAAGAGCCCATCGTGGTACAGGTGTTGAGGAGAACGCCGCGGACCAAAATGTTCACGCCTCCGTCAGAGTCACAGCTGGTGGACACAGGAACCCAAACGGACATCACCTTCGAGCACATCATGGCTCTCACTAAGatgtcctctcccaccccacccgtCTTGGATCCCTATCTCTTGCCAGAGGA GCATCCCGCAGCCCACGAATACTACGATCCAAACGACTACATCGGAGGCATCCATCAGGAGATGGACagagaggagctggagctggag GAAGTGGATCTCTACAGAATGAACAGCCAGGACAAGCTGGGACTCACAGTGTGCTACCGGACAGATGACGAGGACGACATTGGGATTTATATAAGTGAG ATCGACCCTAACAGCATTGCAGCCAAGGATGGGCGCATCCGAGAAGGAGATCGCATTATCCAG attaatgGAATAGAGGTACAGAACCGTGAAGAGGCTGTGGCTCTTTTAACCAGTGAAGAAAACAAGAACTTTTCATTGCTGATTGCAAGGCCCGAACTCCAG CTGGATGAAGGTTGGATGGACGATGACAGAAACGACTATCTGGACGACCTGCACATGGACATGCTGGAGGAGCAGCACCACCAGGCCATGCAGTTCACGGCGAGTGTGCTCCAGCAG AAGAAGCATGAAGAAGACGGGGGCACCACAGATACAGCCACCATCCTGTCCAACCAGCACGAGAAGGACAGCGGTGTGGGACGGACCGATGAAAGCACGCGCAACGACGAGAGCTCGGAGCAGGAGAACAATGGCGATGACGCCACCGCGTCCTCCACCCCGCTGGCCGGGCAGAGGAAGCTCACGTGCAGCCAGGACACCCTGGGCAGCGGCGACCTGCCCTTCAGCAACGAGTCCTTCATCTCGGCCGACTGCGCCGACGCCGACTACCTGGGCATCCCTGTGGACGAGTGCGAGCGCTTCCGGGAACTCCTGGAGCTCAAGTGCCAGGTGAAGAGCGCCAGCCCCTACAGCCTCTACTACCCCAGCAGCCCCCTGGACGCCAGCAAGAGCGACCCCGAGAGCGTGGACAAGGAGCTGGAGCTGCTGAACGAGGAGCTGCGCAGCATCGAGCTGGAGTGCCTGAGCATCGTGCGCGCGCACAAGATGCAGCAGCTCAAGGAGCAGTACCGCGAGTCCTGGATGCTACACAACAGCGGCTTCCGCAATTACAACACCAGCGTCGACGTCCGCAGACACGAGCTCTCGGACATCACCGAGCTCCCCGAGAAATCCGACAAAGACAGCTCGAGTGCCTACAACACCGGCGAGAGCTGCCGGAGCACCCCGCTCACCTTGGAAATGTCCCCCGATAACTCCTTGAGGAGAGTGGCAGAGGGCAGCAGCTGTCCGGGCAGCGAGGGGGCTGTGGGGACCTCCGAAGCTTATGGGCCATCCCCAAAGAATCTGCTCTCCATCACGGAAGATCCCGAAGTGGGCACCCCTCCCTATAGCTCCTCTCCTAAAGAGCTTGACCCcggccaggccctggagggcaaggagaggaaAGCCAGTGATGGCAGCGGGAGCCCCACGCCCAGCCAGAAGCTGGGCAGCTCCTACCTGTCGCCCTTCCAGCATTCGCCCTACAAGCATGCCCACATCCCGGCCCACGCCCAGCACTACCAGAGCTACATGCAGCTGATCCAGCAGAAGTCGGCCGTGGAGTACGCACAGAGCCAGATGAGTCTGGTAAGCATGTGCAAGGACCTGAACTCTGCCAACCAGTCGGAACCGAGAATGGAGTGGAAAGTGAAGATCCGCAGCGACGGGACGCGCTACATCACCAAGCGGCCCGTGCGGGACCGGCTGCTGAGGGAGCGCGCGCTCAAGATCCGCGAGGAGCGCAGCGGCATGACCACCGATGACGATGCCATGAGCGAGCTGAAGATGGGCCGGTACTGGAGCAAGGAGGAGCGGAAGCAGCACGTGGTGAAGGCCAGGGAGCAGAGGCGGAGGCGCGAGTTCATGATGCAGAGCAGGCTGGATTGCCTGAAGGAGCAGCAAGGAGCTGAGGACAGGAAGGAGATGAACATCCTTGAGCTGAGCCACAAAAAGATGATGAAGAAGAGGaataaaaagatatttgataaTTGGATGACAATCCAAGAACTCTTGACCCACGGCACAAAATCACCAGACGGCACTAGAGTATACAATTCGTTCTTATCGGTGACTACTGTATAA
- the PDZRN3 gene encoding E3 ubiquitin-protein ligase PDZRN3 isoform X4 yields the protein MFTPPSESQLVDTGTQTDITFEHIMALTKMSSPTPPVLDPYLLPEEHPAAHEYYDPNDYIGGIHQEMDREELELEEVDLYRMNSQDKLGLTVCYRTDDEDDIGIYISEIDPNSIAAKDGRIREGDRIIQINGIEVQNREEAVALLTSEENKNFSLLIARPELQLDEGWMDDDRNDYLDDLHMDMLEEQHHQAMQFTASVLQQKKHEEDGGTTDTATILSNQHEKDSGVGRTDESTRNDESSEQENNGDDATASSTPLAGQRKLTCSQDTLGSGDLPFSNESFISADCADADYLGIPVDECERFRELLELKCQVKSASPYSLYYPSSPLDASKSDPESVDKELELLNEELRSIELECLSIVRAHKMQQLKEQYRESWMLHNSGFRNYNTSVDVRRHELSDITELPEKSDKDSSSAYNTGESCRSTPLTLEMSPDNSLRRVAEGSSCPGSEGAVGTSEAYGPSPKNLLSITEDPEVGTPPYSSSPKELDPGQALEGKERKASDGSGSPTPSQKLGSSYLSPFQHSPYKHAHIPAHAQHYQSYMQLIQQKSAVEYAQSQMSLVSMCKDLNSANQSEPRMEWKVKIRSDGTRYITKRPVRDRLLRERALKIREERSGMTTDDDAMSELKMGRYWSKEERKQHVVKAREQRRRREFMMQSRLDCLKEQQGAEDRKEMNILELSHKKMMKKRNKKIFDNWMTIQELLTHGTKSPDGTRVYNSFLSVTTV from the exons ATGTTCACGCCTCCGTCAGAGTCACAGCTGGTGGACACAGGAACCCAAACGGACATCACCTTCGAGCACATCATGGCTCTCACTAAGatgtcctctcccaccccacccgtCTTGGATCCCTATCTCTTGCCAGAGGA GCATCCCGCAGCCCACGAATACTACGATCCAAACGACTACATCGGAGGCATCCATCAGGAGATGGACagagaggagctggagctggag GAAGTGGATCTCTACAGAATGAACAGCCAGGACAAGCTGGGACTCACAGTGTGCTACCGGACAGATGACGAGGACGACATTGGGATTTATATAAGTGAG ATCGACCCTAACAGCATTGCAGCCAAGGATGGGCGCATCCGAGAAGGAGATCGCATTATCCAG attaatgGAATAGAGGTACAGAACCGTGAAGAGGCTGTGGCTCTTTTAACCAGTGAAGAAAACAAGAACTTTTCATTGCTGATTGCAAGGCCCGAACTCCAG CTGGATGAAGGTTGGATGGACGATGACAGAAACGACTATCTGGACGACCTGCACATGGACATGCTGGAGGAGCAGCACCACCAGGCCATGCAGTTCACGGCGAGTGTGCTCCAGCAG AAGAAGCATGAAGAAGACGGGGGCACCACAGATACAGCCACCATCCTGTCCAACCAGCACGAGAAGGACAGCGGTGTGGGACGGACCGATGAAAGCACGCGCAACGACGAGAGCTCGGAGCAGGAGAACAATGGCGATGACGCCACCGCGTCCTCCACCCCGCTGGCCGGGCAGAGGAAGCTCACGTGCAGCCAGGACACCCTGGGCAGCGGCGACCTGCCCTTCAGCAACGAGTCCTTCATCTCGGCCGACTGCGCCGACGCCGACTACCTGGGCATCCCTGTGGACGAGTGCGAGCGCTTCCGGGAACTCCTGGAGCTCAAGTGCCAGGTGAAGAGCGCCAGCCCCTACAGCCTCTACTACCCCAGCAGCCCCCTGGACGCCAGCAAGAGCGACCCCGAGAGCGTGGACAAGGAGCTGGAGCTGCTGAACGAGGAGCTGCGCAGCATCGAGCTGGAGTGCCTGAGCATCGTGCGCGCGCACAAGATGCAGCAGCTCAAGGAGCAGTACCGCGAGTCCTGGATGCTACACAACAGCGGCTTCCGCAATTACAACACCAGCGTCGACGTCCGCAGACACGAGCTCTCGGACATCACCGAGCTCCCCGAGAAATCCGACAAAGACAGCTCGAGTGCCTACAACACCGGCGAGAGCTGCCGGAGCACCCCGCTCACCTTGGAAATGTCCCCCGATAACTCCTTGAGGAGAGTGGCAGAGGGCAGCAGCTGTCCGGGCAGCGAGGGGGCTGTGGGGACCTCCGAAGCTTATGGGCCATCCCCAAAGAATCTGCTCTCCATCACGGAAGATCCCGAAGTGGGCACCCCTCCCTATAGCTCCTCTCCTAAAGAGCTTGACCCcggccaggccctggagggcaaggagaggaaAGCCAGTGATGGCAGCGGGAGCCCCACGCCCAGCCAGAAGCTGGGCAGCTCCTACCTGTCGCCCTTCCAGCATTCGCCCTACAAGCATGCCCACATCCCGGCCCACGCCCAGCACTACCAGAGCTACATGCAGCTGATCCAGCAGAAGTCGGCCGTGGAGTACGCACAGAGCCAGATGAGTCTGGTAAGCATGTGCAAGGACCTGAACTCTGCCAACCAGTCGGAACCGAGAATGGAGTGGAAAGTGAAGATCCGCAGCGACGGGACGCGCTACATCACCAAGCGGCCCGTGCGGGACCGGCTGCTGAGGGAGCGCGCGCTCAAGATCCGCGAGGAGCGCAGCGGCATGACCACCGATGACGATGCCATGAGCGAGCTGAAGATGGGCCGGTACTGGAGCAAGGAGGAGCGGAAGCAGCACGTGGTGAAGGCCAGGGAGCAGAGGCGGAGGCGCGAGTTCATGATGCAGAGCAGGCTGGATTGCCTGAAGGAGCAGCAAGGAGCTGAGGACAGGAAGGAGATGAACATCCTTGAGCTGAGCCACAAAAAGATGATGAAGAAGAGGaataaaaagatatttgataaTTGGATGACAATCCAAGAACTCTTGACCCACGGCACAAAATCACCAGACGGCACTAGAGTATACAATTCGTTCTTATCGGTGACTACTGTATAA